From the genome of Fusarium oxysporum f. sp. lycopersici 4287 chromosome 3, whole genome shotgun sequence, one region includes:
- a CDS encoding amidase (At least one base has a quality score < 10), with amino-acid sequence MSVQEYAESLLERIKARDEDVKAWAYLDKKRVLQEARRLDKIPKKKRGPLHGLPIAVKDVIYTKDMPTQFNSPLYDGHFPATDAASVRILRHAGALIFGKTTTTEFAAIHVGPKTHNPHDPLRTPGGSSSGSGAAVADFQAPVALGTQTGGSMIRPASFNGIYGFKPTWNSVSREGQKIYALMYDTLGWYGRCVEDLVLLADVFALQDDEDEDRSFQGIVGARFAICKTSIWPMAGPGTQDALARAADLLRSHGAEVHELELPSAFDDVPEWYRIGLHTEGRTSFLPEYRVGKDQIGQVLIEHVENSDNFTRKTQLMASDKLAAMRPVFDFIASQYAAIITPSVPDEAPVGLESTGSHVFCAMWSGLHVPVLNVPGFKGDHGMPIGLSLVAPRYRDRHLLEVGKAVGEIFEAEGGWETKIE; translated from the exons ATGTCAGTCCAAGAGTATGCTGAGTCTTTACTTGAGAGGATCAAGGCACGCGATGAAGACGTCAAAGCTTGGGCATACCTGGACAAGAAGAGGGTCCTGCAGGAAGCAAGACGTCTAGATAAGATCCCCAAGAAAAAGAGAGGACCTCTTCATGGACTTCCAATCGCTGTGAAGGATGTCATTTACACGAAAG ACATGCCTACTCAGTTCAACTCGCCACTATACGATGGGCATTTTCCCGCGACAGATGCCGCTTCTGTACGAATTCTTCGTCATGCTGGTGCCCTTATCTTCG GTAAAACAACTACCACCGAGTTCGCTGCTATCCATGTCGGCCCCAAGACCCACAATCCTCATGACCCTCTACGCACTCCGGGCGGATCATCCAGCGGCTCCGGAGCCGCTGTTGCCGATTTCCAAGCCCCCGTGGCCCTTGGGACACAGACAGGCGGATCCATGATTCGTCCTGCATCATTCAATGGGATTTATGGGTTCAAACCAACCTGGAACTCCGTCTCTCGCGAGGGTCAGAAAATATACGCTCTGATGTACGACACTCTTGGATGGTATGGACGATGTGTCGAAGATCTGGTCCTTCTGGCCGACGTCTTTGCTCTtcaagatgacgaagacgaggatcGTTCTTTCCAAGGCATCGTAGGGGCACGTTTCGCAATCTGTAAGACGAGCATCTGGCCCATGGCTGGTCCTGGAACCCAAGATGCTCTCGCCCGCGCTGCAGATCTTCTTAGATCCCATGGCGCAGAAGTAcatgagcttgagcttccttCGGCATTCGATGATGTGCCAGAGTGGTATCGTATTGGGCTTCACACCGAGGGCCGTACCTCTTTCCTACCAGAGTATAGAGTTGGAAAAGACCAAATCGGCCAAGTCTTGATTGAGCACGTCGAGAACTCCGACAATTTCACTCGCAAGACGCAACTGATGGCTAGCGACAAATTGGCTGCCATGAGGCCTGTCTTCGACTTTATTGCCTCGCAGTATGCAGCAATCATCACGCCGAGTGTACCAGATGAGGCCCCCGTTGGTCTGGAGAGTACAGGAAGCCATGTTTTTTGCGCGATGTGGAGC GGCCTTCATGTCCCAGTCCTGAATGTGCCAGGCTTCAAGGGTGACCACGGCATGCCCATCGGCCTCTCCCTCGTCGCACCACGATATCGCGACCGTCACCTCTTGGAGGTCGGTAAAGCGGTCGGTGAAATCTTCGAAGCCGAAGGCGGTTGGGAGACGAAGATCGAGTAA
- a CDS encoding hypothetical protein (At least one base has a quality score < 10): MTETPLQVVQHPHAPRSLFPSFELLLYLTGCNISGKLVVPFDLMLYFLRRSIPSGLSVVHTAFTFMPKYSTSELYSMPGYQFSDRTCLYQQQRCTRSRGLPRRRRHTQAFAPRRDMVFKLRRIRPTILNFRIFLGKKGDDIRRSLRAGEKCIWKSKRLPTKEFEEHWQPDRVFQNLFTGYDSLILQLLRSGITAFCQIFEAIGIYFDDQWDVFDNLSLDIDNLPEDERVKIQTPDVKRWQTEWKRMTTNYALLDGDQNYDYDIILARRTKRRWAWNRVSSREDPQNTLARSFYSHF, translated from the coding sequence ATGACTGAAACTCCGCTTCAAGTTGTCCAACATCCCCACGCTCCACGATCacttttcccttctttcgAATTACTCTTGTATCTCACAGGCTGCAATATCTCGGGAAAGCTCGTTGTGCCTTTCGATTTGATGCTTTACTTCCTTCGCCGTTCAATTCCAAGCGGCCTCAGTGTAGTCCACACGGCCTTCACATTCATGCCAAAATATTCGACATCGGAACTTTACAGCATGCCTGGCTACCAATTTTCTGATCGCACGTGCTTGTATCAACAGCAGAGATGCACACGCTCCCGTGGACTTCCTCGACGACGGAGACATACACAAGCCTTTGCACCTCGCAGAGATATGGTCTTCAAATTGCGCCGCATCCGGCCCACGATTCTAAACTTTCGCATATTTCTTGGCAAAAAGGGTGACGATATTCGGCGATCGTTAAGAGCCGGCGAGAAATGCATTTGGAAATCCAAACGCCTTCCCACTAAAGAGTTTGAAGAACACTGGCAGCCAGATCGAGTGTTTCAAAATCTGTTTACCGGGTATGACAGTCTCATACTTCAGTTGTTACGCAGCGGCATTACCGCCTTCTGTCAAATTTTTGAAGCTATCGGGATTTACTTTGACGATCAGTGGGATGTTTTTGACAACTTGTCCTTGGATATCGATAATTTGCCAGAGGACGAGAGAGTCAAGATTCAAACCCCAGACGTAAAAAGATGGCAGACGGAATGGAAGCGCATGACCACGAATTATGCTCTACTCGACGGCGACCAAAACTACGATTATGACATCATCCTAGCGCGTAGGACCAAGAGGCGATGGGCTTGGAACCGAGTATCGTCGCGAGAGGATCCCCAGAACACTCTTGCAAGAAGCTTTTACAGTCATTTCTAA